A stretch of Elusimicrobiaceae bacterium DNA encodes these proteins:
- a CDS encoding TolC family protein: MKRNGLIGVAVLCGWCAGAGALDFSYRDNTVEQFDLSRTVRMGLDNNTELLTAEQDVLIAAQQVNEARFQFLPQPSVSGSASKFNAKAPMILPVEYGAQLINPSDYENFYSVRMMLTQPLFRGRRIVNGYNMAKAGFEKARSLYEEIRRRVERDLKRAFYETLYLKQKQAETARWLGLMSGQRQTMQLNSWNAIAADGIIENMTGRMEEATRDLNTQKLNLVRLLNRETGENIDVDDQFEALPATVDLNKALVWAMEYRPELKTQIYKAQMESIAVNLAKTRNYPSVDLGVNYDIVGNTFPLESNSWAATLAVRLPISYDLWTKLKTRRAEQRQGDLVRASVEDTVRMEVRQAYENLVFWQSESEKRKNTCDRLEKTYQSALKTDKLGLDALQAGQAVFLSRSTYLEAVKNQLAARAEIEWAIGQELAYE, translated from the coding sequence ATGAAAAGAAACGGTTTGATTGGCGTGGCGGTTCTGTGCGGGTGGTGCGCGGGAGCCGGCGCGCTTGATTTTTCCTACCGCGACAATACCGTGGAGCAGTTCGACCTGTCCCGCACGGTGCGGATGGGGCTTGATAACAACACCGAATTGCTTACCGCCGAGCAGGATGTGCTGATCGCCGCGCAGCAGGTGAACGAGGCGAGATTCCAGTTTCTTCCGCAGCCGAGCGTGTCGGGCAGCGCGTCAAAGTTCAACGCCAAGGCGCCAATGATTCTGCCCGTTGAATACGGGGCGCAGCTGATCAATCCCAGCGATTACGAGAATTTCTATTCCGTGCGGATGATGCTTACCCAGCCGCTTTTCCGGGGCAGGCGGATTGTCAACGGTTATAATATGGCCAAGGCAGGGTTTGAAAAGGCGCGTTCTTTGTATGAGGAGATTCGCCGGCGCGTGGAGCGCGATCTCAAGCGCGCGTTTTATGAAACGCTTTATCTCAAGCAGAAACAGGCTGAAACGGCGCGCTGGCTGGGGCTTATGTCGGGGCAGCGGCAGACCATGCAGCTGAATTCCTGGAACGCGATCGCGGCGGACGGGATAATCGAGAATATGACCGGCCGCATGGAAGAGGCGACCCGTGATCTTAACACGCAGAAACTCAACCTGGTGCGGCTGCTTAACCGGGAGACTGGCGAGAATATAGACGTGGATGACCAGTTTGAGGCGTTGCCCGCCACGGTTGACCTGAACAAGGCGCTGGTCTGGGCGATGGAGTACCGGCCTGAACTTAAAACCCAGATTTACAAAGCCCAGATGGAATCAATTGCGGTGAATCTGGCCAAGACCCGTAATTATCCGTCTGTTGACCTGGGCGTGAATTACGATATCGTCGGCAATACTTTTCCGCTGGAGTCCAACAGCTGGGCGGCGACGCTGGCGGTACGGCTGCCCATTTCTTACGATTTGTGGACCAAGCTCAAAACCAGGCGCGCGGAGCAGCGGCAGGGCGATCTGGTGCGCGCGTCGGTGGAAGACACCGTGCGGATGGAAGTGCGGCAGGCCTATGAAAATCTCGTTTTCTGGCAGTCCGAATCCGAGAAACGCAAAAACACATGCGACCGGCTGGAGAAAACCTATCAGTCCGCGCTGAAAACCGACAAGCTCGGGCTTGACGCTCTGCAGGCTGGTCAGGCGGTATTCCTGTCGCGTTCGACCTATCTGGAAGCTGTGAAGAACCAGCTGGCGGCGCGCGCGGAAATCGAGTGGGCGATCGGGCAGGAACTGGCTTACGAATGA
- a CDS encoding patatin-like phospholipase family protein — translation MSGALLRLTLAVAALGFCGAPGCAATPAEELWPENYDDLYISFSPDPDAMAREMLWAQFRSLPQDSRPRIGLVLSGGGARGFAHVGVIEVLRYNAFPIDLVAGTSMGAVVGSLFSSGMSVEKLWDIGRKASLRYATNDVNAIGLIRLVTAERLFSSSSMEDFINTSIGDMQFSDLRIPFACVAMDIRTGAKV, via the coding sequence GTGAGCGGAGCGTTGCTTAGGCTGACGCTGGCCGTTGCGGCGCTTGGTTTTTGCGGCGCGCCGGGTTGCGCCGCAACCCCGGCCGAAGAACTCTGGCCGGAAAATTACGACGACCTGTATATTTCTTTCTCGCCCGATCCGGACGCTATGGCCCGGGAAATGCTGTGGGCGCAATTCCGGAGCCTGCCGCAGGACAGCCGGCCGCGGATCGGGCTGGTGTTGTCGGGCGGCGGCGCGCGCGGATTCGCGCATGTGGGTGTGATAGAGGTGCTGCGTTATAACGCGTTTCCGATTGATCTGGTGGCGGGCACCTCAATGGGCGCGGTGGTGGGTTCTTTGTTCTCGTCGGGCATGTCGGTGGAAAAGTTATGGGATATCGGGCGGAAAGCGTCGCTGCGGTACGCCACGAACGACGTGAACGCGATTGGCCTGATCCGGCTGGTTACGGCGGAACGGCTGTTTTCCTCCAGCAGCATGGAGGATTTTATCAACACCAGCATTGGCGACATGCAGTTTAGCGATCTGAGGATTCCGTTCGCCTGCGTGGCCATGGATATCAGGACCGGCGCAAAGGTGG